The window TCTAGACTAAACTCAGACCTTTTTAAAGTctgacctattcccacccctatgTCTCCTGTCCATTTCAGTGTGGTGCTTCCTAATCTATGTTCCTTCTTCATTATCTTCACTATTAGTAATTCCCACCACGTAAATATTTTGATGGAACAAAACAAATTGGGTTACTAGTTTAGAGGTTCTTTGATTTGTAGTCTCTAATTTggctaattaattttatgattaatgATCAAAGGTATCTTCCTgaatatacatttttaatatcaaattaaatgcATGCGGTGGTAAGAACTAACTTGTCAAAGAATTGCTTGAGTTGAGAGGATTAACCTTTCTCGGCCTGACATTATTGGCTCAGTAAGACATTACTGACAGTTGTTAGTTATGTCAACAAACTCACTAACAGTGTCAAAGGACAGAGATGAATTTCATAACATTGTAGAAATTCGAGGGCTAAAAATATGGATTTTAAAATGACAAATTTGATCTGAAGACTTCAAACACATTTTATCCAAAAGTAATGGATCTTTAAATTGTTACTTTAAAAACTTAATGTTCTAATAAGTGTAGAGTAGAGCATTATGGAAAAAGCTAAATGTTAGATAATTTTACTCTACGATCCCACACAAATATGTGCAGGGCCTTGATACaaattaggttaaattagtattctaatttttttagatttaatttagtcatctaattttttaggattcaatttaatcttttaattttttaaattgattcaatttcATCCTTTAGTTTAAATggtaagaaattatattttgtaatgaTTCAAAATCACTGTTAAGTCATTTTAAACCACCACAAAATttacatattccaaaaaaaaattaattaactttgaaaataagaggactaaattaaaaaaaataaaataaaaattaaatttattttaaaaattaaaggatcaaattgaataaaaaaatttaaaaaatcaaattaaacctaaaataaaactttttgtttataaattagTCAGTATACctccataattttttataaaaaattgttgcaattggaaagaaaaaaaaccgtTGAGACAAGATTTGGATTCTCTAtcacttttttgtttaaaatctcTATATTTCAATACAACGAATATTTGCAAGTTATATCTCagtctaattaaaatttaagtacaGTCATTTAAAGAGAACCAAAATTTTCCTTACATCTTGATTGCGTTCAACCAAATAACCATGCATCCAGGGAAGAAAGGAGTAGTTACCAGTTACAACAGAAAGAAGTCCAAAACTCAACAAAAAATCTGAGTCAAAACATTGAATCAGCTGGAAGTATCAGGTACATTTTATTGAAAACTTATTACTACCTACATGCAAACCAACAGAAACTTCAAATCTGTCCCAAAATGGTATCTGCACCAGAAACTTTAACATCAGATGGAGCTTCTTCAACATTAAGAGCCTTAACCTTTCCATCTACCACATATGCTGACCATCTACAAAGAAACAACATCTAGTCTTCTGAGAATTGAAATCTATAATCTATAATGCAAAACAGAACAGACATGTCTTGTGTAGAAAGCAATGTTCCAAGGACTAGCCGTTCAATCAATTGGTCTGGCTTTTGGTATGGTTATCCCCAAGAACCCGTATTTGGTAAAATAAAGTGGTAGCATACCAAGTTGAATCAGAATTATTATTTCTTACTATTATGTTGAAAATTCTAACATAGGAATTCTGTGTGTTATGTTTATTTCCTCTTGAAAATGATACATTCAGgagcataaaaataatttgacattgataatatatttacttTGATATATTGTCATTccttggtaatttatttttaagtccaTTGTTAATTTCTTAAACAGTGAACTTGTGGCCACAACATTTTGGTGTATGGTCTAGTTTTAAAATATCGGAAGAAAGCAAGTTTTCTCATATCAATACCAAACGAATGTAATATACCTTTCAGATCGAGTTCCAAGCAATGCACCAGAGAGATCAGTAACTAATTCCAAACTTTTGTGAAAGCTCCCATCAAAGTCCCCATAAAACTCAATCTGGAGACAAATTTTATACAATAAGAAAAGACAATGCTCATAACCAATTccaaaaataaaggaaatggGAATACACCATATggcaacaaatgaaaaaattataattaaaggtATTGATTGATGCACGATAATCAACATAGTAATCTCCATATTTATTGAACATATAATGTTTACTGAAGAGCTCAATTGTTACATGGATTTAAGAAAAGCATTTCCAAAGTTCTCTTCTCATAAACCCCTTTATTCATTTCACACACCAACAAATTACTacaatttcatatatttaatttaaccaAATTACTGCACTGCTGATGCATTATTTTCAAACTCGTGATTAGTAGTAACAAGATGACAATGTACAGCACAACCACATTCCAAACTCAATTAGAAACGAGTTTACAGATTCTATGATCCTTTAGTTGTGACGCAAGAAATTGGTAACAAAAATTCAACAGAGCATGTAAAGAAATACCAACTATTTTTCAaggcaaaaagtaaaaaactaaTCACCAATGCACACAAAAagtagggggggggggggggggggggactcaGCACATGAAGCTTTTCTTAATAGTGATGCAAGGAAAACAGGATAACTTACAGCATCTTTGGCTTGAAGCTTCTCAGCCCACGCATTCATAGTGTACGGATCATTAATAGCCACACAAATAACAGAATCTATCCCCTTAGCCTTAAACTTATCAATATTCTCCTTGTAAGGAGGAACGTGTTTGTTTGAACAAACTCCCGTGTATGCACCCTGAGAGAAAGCCAAAGCATAAAATACATTACTATGGAATAAatctataacaaaaaaaaaatcacatttgtttcaaaaaatttcatttcctAGAACAAACGAAGCATTCATTCTGTAGTACCAAATTTTACAAAACAAGGGTAACAAACACCAAAGTAGTGACAACCAAAAACACataaactttatagaaaatgGCAAATTAACTTACCGGGAGCCCAAAGATGACAACTTTCTTGTCCTGAAACATGAAGGGGAAAAGGGGCATTAGCAAttgaggaaaaagagaaaaagggggttcgacaaaatagaaaaaagagggACCTTGAAGATGTCTTTGAGAGGAGTGGTGGAGAACTTGGAAGCCAGGCCCTCGTCCCAGGTACGAGCTTTCTGGAGAGAAACATTGGGTGCGGCAGAGACTATGTCAGTCCCTGTTGCAACCTTGGCGTAAAACCTCGTACCAAGAGCTGCAGACACTGATTTGATGAT of the Glycine max cultivar Williams 82 chromosome 13, Glycine_max_v4.0, whole genome shotgun sequence genome contains:
- the LOC100500096 gene encoding Peroxiredoxin-2F, mitochondrial-like, yielding MASAMVNRGGSRIIKSVSAALGTRFYAKVATGTDIVSAAPNVSLQKARTWDEGLASKFSTTPLKDIFKDKKVVIFGLPGAYTGVCSNKHVPPYKENIDKFKAKGIDSVICVAINDPYTMNAWAEKLQAKDAIEFYGDFDGSFHKSLELVTDLSGALLGTRSERWSAYVVDGKVKALNVEEAPSDVKVSGADTILGQI